TTACAAATTTTATGGCAAAAGAAGCGAGCCAATCGAGTGATGATGAAGTTTTTGTCGAAACTCCACGAAGACGAACCAGAACCTCGCGGACACTCTCCGCAATCTTCAGCGCCAACACAGGTGATGGCATCAGCAGTACAAAAGAGCAAGGTAATTTTTTGAACAACAGAACTACAGGGACATCTTAAACCAGTGCCTCTTTACTTCACAGTGATGGAGAGGTCCGCCAAGCGAAACACTCGCGCGACGTCCAGCAGAGTGCACATCGAGACCTAGCTTCGGTTCAAGCTTACACTGTGggttattttttaatgtaagtcattcattgttttacttttcaaaaGGTGTGAGCTTGTACTTAGAAGATAGCTATAGAAGCGATGTGGTGCGACCCATGTCCCATCGCAAAGGGTtcactaaaacaaaaaaaaaagaaagtctTCGAAGTCAACGGTCATGTTTTAACTTGAAGTGCTAAATacatttattaaaaatttacaaaaGAAACCGCTACTGCGTTGTGTGCTTCAGTTTTTCTCCAACTGTTCGCCGGACGTTCCACTGGCCTTGTTCGTTTCGGCTTCGTCCTGTTCGGCGGCGAATGCTTCCGGGTCGTAAATCACCTTCACTACCAGGGAACAACTGGGGCAAGTAGCAACTTCCTCGCCAGCCATTAGTTCCTCGCGGCTGACCTGGAACCGATCGCCGCACGGGCAGGGATAATAGTACatctcctcttcctcgtcgtaTTCGAAATcctcgatttcgatttcatcgTGGTACACGCTCATTCCGGATGCACTTCACGACGCAAAGCATATCGATGTGCCCGGCGAACCCCTATGACTAATAATCCGTATCTGCACTATGCAATTTTCGCTGCGACTTTTGGATCATTTGCGTTCTATttcatgatttatttttacttcgcGCGCACAATTTTACCACATTCGTTGATTCATCTGCTCGTGCGGCAGATTGACGTTTCGATGTTGGCTCAGCATGGCTTTGTTTACATTCACCGTTCAGCGAATCTCGGCGTTACGctgtcatcatcagcagcgttACGAGGCGTTACTTCAGCCCTCGGCAAAAAATGAGCATTTGAAAATTGCCAACAATTAGTCATTGATCCGCGCATTGCTTGACTCACTCGAGTCTGAACCGTGGCGATAAGATCGAACGTAGGTATAAAGTAAATAGAAAAATTGTGCTCACTATCATTTCGCTCGGTTAGGTCGTGTGTTTTCCGCGACCGTTGACAAAAAGTGACTGGTGTGATTTTAGTGCGCGATTTAGTGCTTTCTAGCCACGCTTTCGAAATGGCTACGATTCCCATCTATTCTCCAGTAAGACCAACAAATGGACAACATTTTCCTCCCGTGGGGCGATGAGTCAtccaatgatttttctttctgttccGCCACTAGAAACTTCCATTTCTGGGGCAAATTCCCGGAGGTCTGGTGCCTGGCCGTATGGTACGCCTCAAGGGTATTCTGAACCAGCACGGAGAGCGGTACGTGTGACACGGTACAATCTTCCCCAAGTGGTCTTTGCTAAGCCTTGTTTTTCGGACGTACCCTAAAAACAGTTGCCAGATTCACATCCAATCGGGAGCCGCTACGAACCCGCGGGACGATGTCACACTCCACATCAGTATCCGGCCAAACGAACATGTGATCGTGCGCAACACGCTGCAGAACCAGGTGGTGGGCCCGGAAGAGCGCTACGGGGGCTGTCCGATCCGGTATGGCGAAGGTTTCGACCTGCTGATACTGGCCGAAGCGAGTCAGTACAAAATAGCCATCAATGGGGCCCACTTTTGCACCTTCGGCCACCGACTGCCGTTACACAATGCCCGGTACATTTCGGTTAGCGGCAACTGCGTCATTTACTCGATCATTTCCGAGGCGGATGGTGCCGGCGCACTTCCCATCAATCCTTACCCGCCCGTTGGTAGGTATTCGAAGACCCCAGATTTAAATTTCTCCGACGGTCCGTCGTTTCACTCTGTCTGAAGCCGAATTTATCTTATCAGAAACTTATCGCTGTAGATAATAACAATCGATACCGTGTTTGCTTCCATTTCAGTCattccaccggcagcaccgtaCGTTCCTGTGCCTCCGATTGGTTTCGTACCGcatccgccaccggcacccctgcctccaccaccgccgtacACTCCACTACCAACCTACCCGGTCgtcagcggtggtggtggtggccactaTCCAGGTAGAACCCGACGAAAGCTCTTTTTCAAGCTGTTCTAATTCCGCGGACGCAACGGTCACCCCTAATCGCAAACGAGTTTTTCACAAATCCCGCACCCTTCTGTCCCCTTCCTGCCTACTTTTAGGCCACGGATGGAtgcccccgccaccaccgccaccgcagccgGGATATCCGCATCCGCCGTACCCCGGAGGGCACCCGCCGGCCGTGCCTTTTTCGGTACTGTTCAAAGAAGAGTTGCAAGCGAAAATAGAGAAAATGTAATCACTCTTTCACACCACGCAACAACCACGCGCCTCCATGTTAAAATCCCGCCATTTCCGCGGACATTGGGGCGCGTTGGCGCTTTCGGTAAAACTTTGGGGATATCTATTTTAGTGTCCTGGCTTTTGTACTGCTTAATT
The nucleotide sequence above comes from Anopheles bellator chromosome 1, idAnoBellAS_SP24_06.2, whole genome shotgun sequence. Encoded proteins:
- the LOC131205477 gene encoding protein diaphanous homolog 1-like isoform X1, with translation MATIPIYSPKLPFLGQIPGGLVPGRMVRLKGILNQHGERCQIHIQSGAATNPRDDVTLHISIRPNEHVIVRNTLQNQVVGPEERYGGCPIRYGEGFDLLILAEASQYKIAINGAHFCTFGHRLPLHNARYISVSGNCVIYSIISEADGAGALPINPYPPVVIPPAAPYVPVPPIGFVPHPPPAPLPPPPPYTPLPTYPVVSGGGGGHYPGHGWMPPPPPPPQPGYPHPPYPGGHPPAVPFSPTAPGQYQPPVAAGDGRVKMKKSLQQTISGGIQQTQDFLRHTIAGGPISSSPAPQHSHAYHVPPQPSVTPRPATLGWVVPPTAPPLQETSISSTERWH
- the LOC131205477 gene encoding galectin-9-like isoform X2 → MATIPIYSPKLPFLGQIPGGLVPGRMVRLKGILNQHGERCQIHIQSGAATNPRDDVTLHISIRPNEHVIVRNTLQNQVVGPEERYGGCPIRYGEGFDLLILAEASQYKIAINGAHFCTFGHRLPLHNARYISVSGNCVIYSIISEADGAGALPINPYPPVVIPPAAPYVPVPPIGFVPHPPPAPLPPPPPYTPLPTYPVVSGGGGGHYPGHGWMPPPPPPPQPGYPHPPYPGGHPPAVPFSKGKTKTLLKYGAAAGATGLGLYVASKVLRRRGSSSSSSSD
- the LOC131205477 gene encoding galectin-9-like isoform X3, producing the protein MATIPIYSPKLPFLGQIPGGLVPGRMVRLKGILNQHGERCQIHIQSGAATNPRDDVTLHISIRPNEHVIVRNTLQNQVVGPEERYGGCPIRYGEGFDLLILAEASQYKIAINGAHFCTFGHRLPLHNARYISVSGNCVIYSIISEADGAGALPINPYPPVVIPPAAPYVPVPPIGFVPHPPPAPLPPPPPYTPLPTYPVVSGGGGGHYPGHGWMPPPPPPPQPGYPHPPYPGGHPPAVPFSVLFKEELQAKIEKIQRPPANTSHRLLRVMVV
- the LOC131205477 gene encoding galectin-9-like isoform X4, which codes for MATIPIYSPKLPFLGQIPGGLVPGRMVRLKGILNQHGERCQIHIQSGAATNPRDDVTLHISIRPNEHVIVRNTLQNQVVGPEERYGGCPIRYGEGFDLLILAEASQYKIAINGAHFCTFGHRLPLHNARYISVSGNCVIYSIISEADGAGALPINPYPPVVIPPAAPYVPVPPIGFVPHPPPAPLPPPPPYTPLPTYPVVSGGGGGHYPGHGWMPPPPPPPQPGYPHPPYPGGHPPAVPFSVLFKEELQAKIEKIKGKPRPF
- the LOC131214889 gene encoding diphthamide biosynthesis protein 3 produces the protein MSVYHDEIEIEDFEYDEEEEMYYYPCPCGDRFQVSREELMAGEEVATCPSCSLVVKVIYDPEAFAAEQDEAETNKASGTSGEQLEKN